From Corynebacterium pseudotuberculosis:
CCGCGAGATAGCCTCGAACTTCTTGGGCTTCCTCGAAGGGGAAGTTAAAGCTGGTCGACTCGACTATGATCGCTACATCATGCAGTCCGGCGTAGGTAACGTTCCCAACGCCGTGATGGCAGGCCTATTGGACTCCAAGTTTGAAAATATCCAGGCCTACACCGAGGTCATCCAAGACGGCATGGTCGACCTGATCGATGCCGGCAAGATGACCGTTGCTTCTGCCACCTCATTTTCGCTGTCCCCGGAGTATGCGGACAAGATGAATGAGCACGCAGAGTTCTACCGCAAGCACATCGTTCTGCGTCCTCAACAGATCTCCAACCATCCTGAGGTGATCCGTCGCACCGGGTTGATCGCTTCCAACGGCATGATCGAGGCTGACATTTACGGCAACGTGAACTCCACACACGTTAATGGTGTGCGCATGATGAACGGCATCGGAGGATCCGGTGACTTTACCCGTAACGCTTTGATCTCCACCTTCATATCTCCATCGGTGGCTAAGGATGGCGCTATCTCCGCTATCGTTCCATTCGCATCTCATATCGACCACACGGAGCACGACGTCATGGTGCTCATTACGGAATACGGTGTTGCAGACTTGCGCGGGCTTGCACCACGAGAGCGTGTGCAGAAGGCCATCTCCGTTGCCCACCCGGATTACCGTCCTTTGCTGGAGGAATACTTTGAGGCGGCAAAGAAGGCAACGCCTTTCATGCAGACCCCGCATGACCTCACTCAGGCTTTCTCATTCCACCACCGCATGAATGAGACCGGAACAATGGCTAAGTAAAAACACATTTGTCATCACTAAAAGACGGTGCCCACTGTGGTGGGCACCGTCTTTTTATATCTGCGTCTACTGGCTGTGGCTGACAATTATGAGGCTACGCTGGGGCAGCGCGCCGGGCAGTGGTTTATGCAGCAAGATATCGAGGAAACGAGAGGCATCTGTATGGGAGATGTGGGCGGTGGGTTCGTCGAGAAGCAAGATTGGCGCAGTAGAGCACAACGCCCGAGCCAGCAGTAATCGGCGCCGCTGGCCGCTAGAAAGTGAGCTGGCGCCGTCGACAAGCACCGTGTCCAGGCCCTGATTTGTATCTAGCCACTGGCCCATCCCCAACGCCCTAAGCGTGGCCTCGATGAGGGCATCGGGGGCATCAGGGTTAGCAACACGGATGTTTTCCCGGATATTGGTAGAAAAAAGCCATTCGTTTTCAGGATGCATGCGGATGAGTGATCTTCGAGCCGCCGCACTGGAGTCTCCTCCAATTGAGGCGCTTCCGGACCGAGGCTCCAATAACCCAGCTAGGGTGTAGAGCAGCGTGGTTTTTCCGACTCCGCTGGGACCAGTGATAAGGCGCCGCTCGTTGGGTGCGAGCGTGAAATCCCATGTTTTGTCTGTATGCAGGCACTGCAGATGGGAAACTTTTAACGTTGTATCCGTGAAAAGCGAGGCCTCGGGGGGACTCGGTAGCGCCTTACCGGTGACCTCCGCTAGGGCTTGTGACGCAGTGGAAACAACGTCCGCGTGGATAGAGGCTTTTGCTAGCTCGGCATGAGATTCAAAGGCCGCCAAAGACAAGATAACTAGCATCCCTAGCCACATCGGTGAGCCGCTATAGTTCTGAAGTCCCAGCCAGGCTATTGCCAGGACCGTGAGGTCGCAGGAGAGTGACAGCAAGAAGGCCTGTACAGAGTCGTTTCGAGTCGCACGGATTTGATCATCGGAGGCGCGTCGAGAAGCATCGATCGCCGAGTCGGCTCGTTGTTGCGCGATGCCTGCGGCGTGAAACTCTACGCGATGAGAAAGCACCTCTTGCAATTTTTGTTCCCACGCGTCTTCTGATTCAACGGCAGTGCGCTGCAGCAGTTTGTTGGATGAGCGTTGAGAAAGCCAAGGAATGAACAAGCCGGTGACACAAAAACTAACGAGGAGTACCAAGCCAGCGCTGGGCAGCAAAAGAAAAGTAAAAGTTACCGCGATAATGGATACCACCAGTGCGGTACCAGATGGAACGAGCGATCGGACAATAAAATCAGTCACCCGTTCAGTGTCTTTGGAAAGACGGGTGAGTTGATCGCCTTGTGTGAGGATCGCATCGGAATGGGGGGTCGTGGTCTCGGCGATACTCTGAAAAACAGTGCTGCGGAGATTGCGTAGTGCGCGGAGAGCCAGCCGATGGGAGATCAAGCGGTCAATATATCTGAACACTGCCCGGGAAATACCCAGGGCTCTAACTGCGGTGATGGCTATTGCCAAGTCCAAAATTGGAGGCATCTGCCATGCCCGAGTGATAAGCCAGCCGGATAAAACAGATAAACCGAGCGCGCTTATAAGAGTGATGCTTGCTGCGAGGATAGCGCCAACCAGATCTCGGTTTCGCACGCCGCTTTGACGTAGAAAATTTCTAGTGTCACTCATAGCTTTATCACCTGGTGAGCTGCCTTAACAAGCCGTTCATCGTGAGTTGCTATTACAACAGCCGCACCCGCTGCTGCTCGCTGTTGAACCGCTTGAATCAATGGATCGATCAACTCGGGGCTGAGATGTGCACTAGGTTCATCGAGAAGATAGAGGCTGGCAGGCTGGGAGAGCGAGCGCGTGAGGGCCAATCGCTGTGCTTGTCCTGTGGAGATACCCGAGCCAGGGCTAATATGTCGGTCTGGCGGCAGCTGCACATCTAGTTCCGTCATTAACGCCTTCACGGTCGCGGGATCACGTTGGCCAAAAACATGGAGGTTGTCATCTACCGTTCCTTCCATGCAATAGGGCTGGGCGGCGAGATAAGAAATAGCTTCTAGCGGCGGGGCAGTGATACTCCCGGAATAGGGTAGAACGCCGAGAACAGCAAGAAACGTTGTGGACTTACCGGAACCGTTGCCACCCAACAAAATAGTGATTTGGCCATGCGGTGCTGTAAAGCTGAGGTTTTGCGGCAAGATTCCGTCGCGTCCGGCCACGCTGAGTCCTTGGATACAAAGTTCTTCAGAGAATTCTTTTACCGGTGTGGCATCCGCTGGGGGAGTGTTTTTGATGAGTTGAAACACCTGGTTTGCTGCCGTGAGGCCATCGGCAGAAGCATGGAAAGCGGCGCCTACCCTACGCAGAGGCGCATAGACCTCAGGCACCACAATAAGGATTATTAACCCAGCTTCCAAGGATATTTCTCCGTGGACTAGACGCAGGCCGATGCCCACCGCTACTAGTGCGACAGATAGCGTCGCAATAAATTCCAGCGCGAAGGAGGATAAGAAGGCTAGCCGGAGAACAGACATAGTGGTGAGCGCGTGGCGTGCACCGCTGCGCCGTATTTCTTCCGCTGGTCCCGATGTATTCCCCAAAGCTTTGAGGGTGAGTGCTCCCGATAATAAATCGACGAGTTGTCCGTTGAGCGTCCCCGTCTCCTGCAAGCGCCGTTGGGTGGTGGTGCGAGTAAGAGTGCCAATAAGCACCATAAAAAGGGGAATGAGCGGAATGGTGCCTGCAGCGAGAAGACCTGAAGGAAGATCGAGAAAACTAATAACCAGGATCGCGGAGGGGGTAGCAATGCACATCGCGAGCAGGGCGGGAAGGTAATCGCTGAAGTAGCCGCGCAAACTGCCCAAGCCTTCTCCCAGGAGCGCGCGCCAGCGTCCGGCTTCTTCTTGTACCTCGCGTGGATCTTTTCGACGCAAGGCAGTAAGTGCTTGAGACCGTAATTGATCTATGGCGTTGCCACAGCTGACATGCGCCCAGTGGCGCGCCGCGCCTGTTATTAGCGCAAGCGCAACCATAACTAGCAACGTGCTTAGCCAATACCAGAAAGAAATATGCGGGGCGGCGTTGTTACTAAAAGCAGTAATGGTGCGTGCCACGAGAGTTCCGATAAGGAAACCACGTGCGAGCACTAGGCAACTGCGTAATCCTTCTGCCACGCCAGCGCCGACGAGAAACTTTTGCGTGGCAGGAGTAATACGCACGAGGTCGATATTGATCGGCCCATTCATAGAGCGCGCCTAGTCGTGGCGGACGATGACTCTAGCGCGGAATACCCAGTAGGTCCAGCCTTGATAAAGCAAAACCAACGGAGTAATAAGAACTGCGGCCCATGTCATGACCTTTAATGTGTAGGCAGAGCTTGCGGCGTTGTAAATATCGAGTCCAACTCCATCTGCGAGTGTGGTTGGAAGTAATGACGGGAATAGTGCACCAAAAAGCAACACTGACACTGCACAAATGAGAACAGCCGTTGCGCTAAAGGCCCAGCCATCGCGTCGGAAGCTTAACGACGCCACCGTAGCTGCGCACGCGAGCACAATCACCGCGACTACTGCCCATGTCCAGGTTTTGCCAAAAGAAAGTTGTGTCCACAATGCAAAGGCTGCGCCAACGACAATAGTTGGTCCGATCATGACGCGCGCCACCCGGTGGACAGGCTGGATATTTGTTTTTAGCGCCAAGAAAGTGGCCCCGTGTAGGAGGAATACCGCAACAAAAGCGGCACCGCCTAGCAGAGCAAAAGGATTTAAAAGGGACAATAATCCGTGCAAACCGGAATCAATCTGTCGATTAGCGTCTACTGCGACACCGCGCACGATGTTGGCAAAAGCAACGCCCCACAACAACGCTGGGACCCAACTGCCAATACCAATGCCACGGTCGCACCAGCGGCGCCATGCGGCAGTATCAACTTTAGAACGCCATTCCAAAGCGACTCCCCGCAAGATCAAGCTGATGAGGATAAGGAATAACGGCAAGTAAAAGCCTGAAAACATAGTGGCGTACCATTCGGGGAAAGCCGCGAAGAGCGCGCCTCCTGCGGTAATCAGCCACACCTCGTTGCCATCCCACACAGGCCCGATGGCCTTGACAGCGGCATCGCGTTCGCGGTGTTTAAGAAAAGGCAACAACATGCCTACACCAAAGTCGAATCCCTCAAGGATGAAATAGCCGGTAAACAGGATTCCTACGAGGATAAACCAAATGATGTGCAGGTCCATCTGTTAGCTCCTAATTTCACGGTCGGTTGAGGATTTGTCTTTACCAAATTGCAGGATGCGCACGGATGAGTCCTCATCTTGCGGAGTGACCAATGGTGCAGAGTCCACATTGGTGGGCATCCCCTCTACAACCTTCTTCTTCATCAGCCAGAACCAGACACAAGCCAGGGCTCCATAAACAAGGGTGAAACCAATGAGGGAGGTAAAAACTACCCACACCGCGTTGTTGGATACGCCAAAGTCAACGATGAGATGGATGCGGTCCGCATTACCAGGAGATCCGGGAGCTGCGTCTGGGTTGGGAGCCACAACCCATGGCTGCCGACCCATTTCGGTGAAGACCCATCCCGCTGAGTTAGCAAGGAAAGGGAAAGGCAGAGCGATTAACGCACCAATCCCCATCCAGCGAGCACGGGGAACTGCGCCGCGTCGGGTGTACCAAAGCCCCACAACAGCGAGCACTATCGACGCCAACATCAACCCAATCATCGCGCGGAATGACCAATATGTGACAAACAGATTGGGGGTGTAGTTGCCGGGGCCGTATAGCTGCTCATACTGCTTTTGCAAGTGCTCTACGCCTTGTAGCGTCACGCCACTGAATTTATTTGCGGCGAGGAAACTCAGGACACCAGGCAGCTCGATGAGATGCTGTACCGCGCCACAATCGTTGTGGGTTCCTATGGATAAAACTGAGAAATAGGGGTCTGTGGCGGTTTGGCACAAAGACTCCGCAGCAGCCATCTTCATTGGCTGCTGAACAAACATCAGCTTTCCTTGAATATCTCCAGTAACCCCCAACCCTACGGCGCTTAGGATCGTTACCCACGATCCGATGCGGAATAGCGGACGCCATAAAGAAGCAGCTTCTTCGCGCTTTTCTGCGGAATCCTTGCGAGATTCCTTAATCATCCACCAACCGGCAATTCCTGCGACAAAGGTGCCTGCGGTAAGCAACGACCCGGTTACCGCATGAGGCCATGCAGCGAGTGCAGTGGGGTTGGTCAGTAACGCGGTGAGGGAGACAAGCTCAGCCCGCCCCGTCTCTGGGTTAAAGATGGCTCCCACCGGGTGCTGCATAAAGGAATTGGCCACGATGATGAAATATGCGGAAACGTTTACGGCTACGGCAACAAGCCAAATGGAGGCTAGATGGATCCACCGAGGTAAACGCCCCCAGCCAAAGATCCACAGGCCTAGGAATGTGGACTCGACAAAGAACGCGACAAGACCTTCTAACGCGAGAGGCGCGCCAAAGACATCACCGACAAACCTGGAGTACTCACTCCAAGCCATTCCGAATTGGAACTCCTGCACAATGCCAGTGACCACGCCCATGGCAAAATTGACCAGGAAGAGAGTGCCAAAAAACTTTGTGGCGCGCAGCCACTTGTCTTTGTTGGTCAGTACCCACGCAGTTTGAAAGCCTGCGACTATCGGTGCTAGCCCGATTGTGAGTGGTACAAAAATAAAGTGGTAAACAGTGGTGATTCCAAACTGCCACCGTGAAATATCAACCAGATCCATGGGAACTGCTTTCAGGGAAAAACGGGATAAAACCTTAAGGAAGTACTACGGTAACTTAATTGTCGCTAAACGGGACTAAAAAGTTTCCGATTGTGACAACTTTCATTGAGGGGCGGGGGTGTGTCCTGTTTTGTCGCATTCTGCTCGGTTTGCGAGACATTTTGTGTGGAGGTACTGACAAAATGCAAGGAAAAACCGACTGTCGGGGGGTGGATTTCACACTTGAAGGATGAAGGAGTAAAGTGCCAAACGCACCAGCAAATGGTGATGGGCCTTTAGCTCAGCTGGTAGAGCTACGGACTTTTAATCCGCAGGTCCCGGGTTCGAGCCCCGGAGGGCCCACAATTAGCCCCGCTTACTCTTGGAGTAGGCGGGGCTTTTTGTTTTGTACTCATGGTGTGGGCTTTACGTCATTGTTGGGGCGCCTCTTTCTCTCTTCTAATAAAAAGAAGCGTTTTTACCTGCTGTTTTGTGATTGTTGGAACATCAAGTATAGTTCTCTGCAGTCGAGCCGCTCAGCTAGCTGAGTATGGTGACACTTGCTCCCATCGTCTAGGGGCCTAGGACACCGCCCTTTCACGGCGGCGACACGGGTTCGAATCCCGTTGGGAGTACCACCACTTTTATGTGGTTTTGCGATACGGCCCTGTGGCGCAGTTGGTTAGCGCGCCGCCCTGTCACGGCGGAGGTCGCGGGTTCAAGTCCCGTCAGGGTCGCAATTAAGCGGCGAGTTTTTACTCGCCGCTTTTTGCTTTTTCAGTGGCTTACGGGGGTGAGGGGAAAAGCTTATGAAGCGGGATTGCACTACCTTGGTTAATCGACACCGAGAAGGTGAATCACGGAACTAGAATTTTCTGAGGTGTACTAGTTATGTCTTACTCGCTTCAACTTCCTGGCTATAGCATCGGCAAAGATGCGTATGGGAAAATTGATGAGGTCATTGCTTCTTATGGATACCGTGCAGTGGTTATCGGGGGCAAAACTGCCATAGAGAAAACCCGTGAGGCTTTTGAAGCTGCGCAAGAAGAACAAGATTTTGTTATCGAAGACTGGGTTGTTTATGGGCATAATTCCACTTATGGCAACGTCGATAAGCTATGCAGCCTTGAATCGGTGCGTAATGCAGAGGTGATCTTTGGTGTCGGGGGCGGCCGGGCGATTGACACGGTAAAGGTCGTTGCAGCGCGGTTGGAGAAGCCTCTCTTTAACTTTCCCACGGTGGGTTCTAACTGTGCAGCGGCAACAAACCTCTCTGTGATGTACAAGGACGACGATTCCCTGGAAGGTTACGATTATCAGCCGGGGCCTTGTCAGCATGTGTTTATTAATACTGCTGTGATCGCGAATTCTCCGGTGGACCTCTTCTGGGCGGGTATTGCTGACGGGATGTCAAAGGAATGCGAAGTCAAATTGCAATCTCGGGGCAAAGAGTTGACTAACGCTCCGCTGATGGGACGTCACCTGAGTTCTTCTGTGACTCCTGCGCTCATGGAGTATGGCTTCCGGGCGCTTCAGGACTGCAAGAATGCTCGCCCCTCAAGAGCCATCGAAGAAGTGGTCCTGGCAATCGTTATGACTTGTGGATATGTATCCAATATGACGGTCGATCCAGGGCAAACCTATTATTACAACTCTGCATTGGCGCATGCTTTTTATAACTCGACTACTGCGATACCCCGTTGTGTCGGCGTGCATCTCCACGGGGAGATCGTTTCCTATGGTGTGTTGGCGCTGCTGCAATACGACCAGGATTTCGAGCGCAAAGATCGTTACGTGGAATTTTATAAAACTATGGGCTTCCCGTTAACTCTCGCGGATTTGGACCTTAGCGAATCTGACGTGCCGGCGATTATGGAAAGAGTCCCGACCACCACCGAGTGGAAGGTTGGGGAATATGACTTTGGTCGGTTCGCCCGCGCGATCATTGACGCTCAAGTTTTTAACTAGCCCTAAACTTCGATTGTAATTTTTTGCTCTCAAGCTGCGGATTTGTGCGAGGTAATGAGTACTGTGTAAAGTCTTACCTCGTGCAAAGGGGAGCGTTCTTCCCAAGATTGCATATAAATAAATATGGCCCTGTGGCGCAGTTGGTTAGCGCGCCGCCCTGTCACGGCGGAGGTCGCGGGTTCAAGTCCCGTCAGGGTCGCGGATCACTTTTGTGGTCAGTGGCGCGGTAGCTCAGTCGGTAGAGCGTCCGCCTGAAAAGTGGAAGGTCACCAGTTCGATCCTGGTCCGTGCCACCATTAAAACCCCCATCCTCAGTGAGGATGGGGGTTTTGCGATGCTAGCGATGGCTAGGGCTCGTAGCGGGATGAAACGTTTAATGAAACATCGTGCAGCCTATGTTAGGGTGTGGCCGTAGAGAGTACTTGGACGTACAACTAATTAGAGGATGATTATGACACAGAACTCTCATGACAATATTGCAGTGGAACACGAGCCGGAGCAGAGCCGTTTTGCTCTTTACAAAGATGGAGAGCTTGGCGGATTTGCCAGTTACGTTGAGCGGGGCCAGTCTCGCGAATTCAATCACACAGTCGTAGAATCTGCTTTCCGTGGGCAGGGCCTATCAAAACCACTAATTAAGCACGCTCTTGATGCTAGCCACGCAGATGGTTTTTCTATCCTTCCAACGTGCTCTGCAATCAAGGATTTTATTGCCAAGAATCCTGAGTACCAAGAGGTTGTTATATAAGACAGAGATTTAAAAAAGGAGCAGTCGGACCCGACTGCTCCTTTAACGTTTTGGTGGAAGCACTAAATGTAATAATCCGGGTCCACAAGCTTTATCTTTTCACCAGCTCCACGTGGACGGTTTTTCGCGGGAATGCCCACCGCTATGTGGTTGGCCGGAACATCTTTTGTTACCACTGCATTCGCGCCGATAGCGCTTCCTTCACCGATAGTGATGGGCCCTAAGACCTTAGCGCCTGCGCCAATAGTCACGTTATCTTCCACAGTTGGATGGCGCTTTGTTTGTGTAAGAACCTGCCCGCCGAGGGTTACGCCGTGGTACAACATCACGCCTTCCCCAATCTCCGCGGTCTCTCCGATAACTATGCCCATGCCATGATCGATAAAGAATCGACGGCCAATGGTTGCGCCAGGGTGGATCTCAATACCTGTGAGAAAACGCGTGATTTGGGATAGAACGCGTGCTGGCCCTTTATACCCCCGGCCCCAGAGTTTGTGCGCCACTCGGTGTGACCATATGGCGTGCAACCCAGAATAAACAATGGCATTTTCCACGTCGCCGCGTGCGGCAGGATCATGATCCCGCGCATTTGCTAGGTCCTCGCGAATCATCTTGACGATGTTGTACATGGTTGTTGAGCCTATCAGTCTGTCTTTTCCTATTTAGGCGATTCAGCGTGTGACTATTAACTGGGGTGAATCTTCTAGAGGAATGAAGGTGTTTAAGGGATACAACCCTCCGTAGAAAAAATAAATTCCCATGTTTATCACTAACGCGGAGCTAGTGATAAACATGGGACTCGGTAATTTTTTAGTCGCGAATATCCTCGAATAGAGCAGTGGAGACGTAGCGCTCACCGTAATCCGGGACGACAGTGACTATGGTCTTGCCTTCATTCTCTGGACGGGCAGCTATTTCAAGGGCTGCTTTGAGGTTAGCTCCTGCAGAGATACCCCCAAGGATGCCTTCCTGTGCTGCTAGCTGACGGGAAACCGCAATGGCGTCTTCATTAGTAACTGTGAGAACTTCCTCGTAGATCTTTTGATTGAGGACCTCTGGAATGAAGTTGGCTCCCAGTCCTTGGATCTTGTGAGGGCCGGCTTTACCGGTGGTAAGCAGGGGAGAAGCTGCCGGCTCAACGGCGTAAATTTTAATATCGGGATTGTGCTTCTTTAATGTCTCGCCCGCCCCCGTGATTGTTCCGCCGGTGCCGATGCCGGCTACAAAAATATCAACCTGGCCCTCGGTGTCCTTCCAGATTTCTTCACCTGTGGTGTTGCGGTGGACCTCAGGATTTGCGGCGTTGGCAAATTGGCTGGCCAGAATAGCATTGCCTCGCTCACGGACGATCTCATTTGCCTTATCCACGGCCCCCTGCATGCCTGCGGCACCGGGTGTCAAGATAATTTCTGCCCCATAGGCACGGAGCATAACGCGGCGTTCCAGAGACATTGTTTCCGGCATCGTAAGGACAACGTTGTAACCACGGGCTGCGCCTACTAACGCAAGTGCAATGCCTGTGTTTCCAGATGTTGCTTCGACTATAGTTCCGCCAGGTTTAAGAGCACCAGATGCTTCCGCTGCGTCCACGATGGCTTTACCAATGCGGTCTTTAACCGAGTTGGCTGGATTAAAAGACTCTATTTTTACCAGAACGTTGCCTGGAAGATCTTGTGCCAGACGGTTAATACGAACGATTGGTGTATTGCCAATGGTGTCCAAAATGTTGTCATAGACCTTAGCCATAGCTGTCGGGCTCCTTAGTCAGATTAATTCTATGTAGATAGCAGTTACGGTTTTGCACCTCATCGCGACCTTACCCTTCCTCGTTGAAAAATACCAGACAGTTTAGTCTTTACATATAGACAAATCTGTCCATAAAGCCTTGGTCAAAGGTATTTTTTACCTCAAGACTATTTATGTCTCCGGGATGGAAAGGCGGGTTGTCGCATGGTAAATTCTTATGTAAAGAATATCAAAATCACGGTTTTGTATGGGGTGTATATAGATGAGATCTAAGTAAGTTCCCGTCATGTCCGTGATATGTGTCACATTGCAATGGTGGTCCTGTTTTCTTTTTCGGGCAAAACGGACATTTTGGACGGCTGTCGTGACTCGGGGTGGGGTAAATCGGGGGCTGTAGGGGAACAGAAATTAAAAAAGTGGAGGTGGTTATTTTCATCATGTGGCGAGCTGTGTAGCTCTCATAATATTCGCGTTTTGCGTGAGTGTGCAGGGATATTTAGGTAATTTATCTGAGATGATGAGATTTTTGATCCTTAAATATGTGGGACGTGTTCCACTTATTGAAAATGATTCCATGATGGAAGGGCACCCCCTGTATTCCGACAAAACGGACATATTAAAAACAATGCGTCGGAACGGGGCGCTTTTGACTACCCCCGTAAAGTAGATATACTTTCGCCAGTTGCACATTTTCGCTCAGGAATGGATTTAAGTGAACCAACGGATTTGTTGGAGGCTTGCCTGACCGAGCGTCTGACAGGAGGCTTACAGTGGAATCTCAACGCGTCAAAGATGATGACGATGCGATCCGCTCTGCGCTGGCATCACTAAAAAATGCCACTGGTATCCCAGTGACCATGTATGCGACCGTTCAGTCGGATAATCGCCTACTAATTAATCAGTGGGTAGGATTGCGTACTCCCGCGCTTCAGAATCTGACGATTGAAAACGGCGTAGGCGTAGGCGGGCGAGTGGTCAAGACTCGTCGTCCAGTAGGCGTGAGTGATTACATGCGTGCCAACGTGATTTCGCATGATCTGGATCCTGTCATTCAGGACGAAGGCTTGCATTCGATTGTGGCAGTCCCCGTCATTGTGCATCGCGAGGTTCGCGGAGTCCTATATGTCGGCGTTCATTCCCCAGTTCGCCTTGGCGACAAAGTGATTGAAGAGGTCACTATGACTGCCCGGGTTCTAGAACAAGATCTCGCTATTATTGCTGCTTCTCGACGCTCCGAGGGGTTGCGTGGCGCGGCAAAGCAGGGGCGCATGATAAACGGCGCCGAGTGGGAACAGATTAGGGCCACTCACTCCAAGCTGCGTATGCTGGCTAACCGCATTGATCATGAAGAACTGCGTCAAGAACTTGAAGAGCTCTGCGATCAAATGGTCGCCCCTGTTCACGTCAAGCAGACGACTAAGCTTTCCGCTCGTGAACTCGATGTTCTTTCTTGTGTAGCTCTTGGGCATACCAACGTTGAGGCTGCCGAGGAAATGGGGATTGGTGCAGAAACGGTGAAGAGTTACTTGCGTTCTGTTATGCGTAAGTTGGGTGCTCACACCCGCTATGAAGCCGTGAATGCAGCCCGCCGCATTGGTGCGCTGCCCTGATACGGGCCTCATAATCACACACAAGGGTAAGAGAAAACTCTTACCCTTGTCGTCTATTTAAAAGTTAGCGGCTTCCTCCGGGGACCCACTTCACGTCATCACTATCGTTTGCTACGCGGCTCAAAATGAACAATAAATCACTGAGTCTGTTGAGGTATTTAGCTGGTAATACTGACGTGGTGTCTGGATGTGCCTCTATAGCTCCCCATGCGGCACGCTCCGCGCGTCGGGCTATAGTTCGCGAGGAATGTAATAATGCGGCGGCTGGGGTGCCACCTGGGAGAATAAAGGAATTGAGTTTTTCCAGGTTCTCGTTGAAAAAGTCACAGTCTTTTTCAAGATGATCTATATAAGATTGCTCGATGCGCAGCGGTGGATATTCAGGATCCTCTGCGATGGGGGTGGCTAGGTCGGCGCCGGCGTCGAAAAGCTCATTTTGGATGCGGCTTAGGCAGGAACGAACTGTGTCGGGAACCTCGGATAACGCCAGAACTAAGCCAAGCGAT
This genomic window contains:
- the epsC gene encoding serine O-acetyltransferase EpsC — protein: MYNIVKMIREDLANARDHDPAARGDVENAIVYSGLHAIWSHRVAHKLWGRGYKGPARVLSQITRFLTGIEIHPGATIGRRFFIDHGMGIVIGETAEIGEGVMLYHGVTLGGQVLTQTKRHPTVEDNVTIGAGAKVLGPITIGEGSAIGANAVVTKDVPANHIAVGIPAKNRPRGAGEKIKLVDPDYYI
- a CDS encoding cob(I)yrinic acid a,c-diamide adenosyltransferase, translating into MAVHLTKIYTRTGDDGTTGLSDFSRVSKNDPRLIAYADCDELNASLGLVLALSEVPDTVRSCLSRIQNELFDAGADLATPIAEDPEYPPLRIEQSYIDHLEKDCDFFNENLEKLNSFILPGGTPAAALLHSSRTIARRAERAAWGAIEAHPDTTSVLPAKYLNRLSDLLFILSRVANDSDDVKWVPGGSR
- the cysK gene encoding cysteine synthase A, producing MAKVYDNILDTIGNTPIVRINRLAQDLPGNVLVKIESFNPANSVKDRIGKAIVDAAEASGALKPGGTIVEATSGNTGIALALVGAARGYNVVLTMPETMSLERRVMLRAYGAEIILTPGAAGMQGAVDKANEIVRERGNAILASQFANAANPEVHRNTTGEEIWKDTEGQVDIFVAGIGTGGTITGAGETLKKHNPDIKIYAVEPAASPLLTTGKAGPHKIQGLGANFIPEVLNQKIYEEVLTVTNEDAIAVSRQLAAQEGILGGISAGANLKAALEIAARPENEGKTIVTVVPDYGERYVSTALFEDIRD
- a CDS encoding iron-containing alcohol dehydrogenase family protein, which produces MSYSLQLPGYSIGKDAYGKIDEVIASYGYRAVVIGGKTAIEKTREAFEAAQEEQDFVIEDWVVYGHNSTYGNVDKLCSLESVRNAEVIFGVGGGRAIDTVKVVAARLEKPLFNFPTVGSNCAAATNLSVMYKDDDSLEGYDYQPGPCQHVFINTAVIANSPVDLFWAGIADGMSKECEVKLQSRGKELTNAPLMGRHLSSSVTPALMEYGFRALQDCKNARPSRAIEEVVLAIVMTCGYVSNMTVDPGQTYYYNSALAHAFYNSTTAIPRCVGVHLHGEIVSYGVLALLQYDQDFERKDRYVEFYKTMGFPLTLADLDLSESDVPAIMERVPTTTEWKVGEYDFGRFARAIIDAQVFN
- a CDS encoding GNAT family N-acetyltransferase, with the translated sequence MTQNSHDNIAVEHEPEQSRFALYKDGELGGFASYVERGQSREFNHTVVESAFRGQGLSKPLIKHALDASHADGFSILPTCSAIKDFIAKNPEYQEVVI
- the ramA gene encoding acetate metabolism transcriptional regulator RamA translates to MESQRVKDDDDAIRSALASLKNATGIPVTMYATVQSDNRLLINQWVGLRTPALQNLTIENGVGVGGRVVKTRRPVGVSDYMRANVISHDLDPVIQDEGLHSIVAVPVIVHREVRGVLYVGVHSPVRLGDKVIEEVTMTARVLEQDLAIIAASRRSEGLRGAAKQGRMINGAEWEQIRATHSKLRMLANRIDHEELRQELEELCDQMVAPVHVKQTTKLSARELDVLSCVALGHTNVEAAEEMGIGAETVKSYLRSVMRKLGAHTRYEAVNAARRIGALP